GCGCCGCCATGCGGCTGCCATCGGTGGCGATCCAGCCCGGCAACAGCCGCGCCGCCTGCAAGCCGGGGGGCAGGGGCTCGGCCAGAACGGGCAGGGGAAGGATGGAAAGAAACGCGATCAGGCAAATCCGGGTCATGTCACGGTCATAGCGGCACAATCTCAACGACAGAAGTCACAAATGCGCGCAACCCTTGCAGTTCCGGCGCCAAGCCACGATCTTGAAGGGAAAGGAGGCCAGATGAACGACAGCCCCCAGAACCTGACAGGCAAGATCCTGATCGCCATGCCTGGCATGGCCGACCCGCGTTTCGCGCGCGCGGTGGTGCTGATCTGCGCCCATTCCGACGATGGCGCGATGGGTCTGGTCCTGAACCGCCCCCTGCCCGAGATCGATTTCGGCGATCTGCTGGAACAGCTGGGGATCGAGGCCGACGACACCGCCCGCCCGATAGAGGTCCGTTTCGGCGGCCCGGTCGAACCCGGCCGCGGCTTCGTGCTGCACAGCGTGCCCGAACATGGCGACGATCCCGAAGGCAGGCTGCGGATCGGCCGCGCGCTGGCCATGACCACGACCCGCGACATTCTCGAAGACCTGGCGCATGGCGACGGGCCCGAATCGGCGGTGCTGGCGCTCGGCTATGCCGGATGGGGCCCCGGCCAGCTGGAACAGGAAATGCTGGACAATGGCTGGCTGACGGGCGAGGGCGCGGAAGACCTGATCTTCGGTGCCGCGCACGAGGAAA
The Paracoccus alcaliphilus DNA segment above includes these coding regions:
- a CDS encoding YqgE/AlgH family protein yields the protein MNDSPQNLTGKILIAMPGMADPRFARAVVLICAHSDDGAMGLVLNRPLPEIDFGDLLEQLGIEADDTARPIEVRFGGPVEPGRGFVLHSVPEHGDDPEGRLRIGRALAMTTTRDILEDLAHGDGPESAVLALGYAGWGPGQLEQEMLDNGWLTGEGAEDLIFGAAHEEKWPLALRAQGIDPSLLSAAAGRA